The DNA sequence GCATCTCATTGGTGATACCGTGCACCTCCATCGCGCCGGCATCCACTTCCCGCTCCGGATTGATGTACTGATGATAATGACGTCCGGTCAGCTTCCGGTTGACCAGCTCCACACAGCCGATTTCGATGATTTTGTGGCCCTGGGAGGGCTCCAGACCCGTCGTTTCGGTATCCAGTACGATCTGTCGCACGCTCAACTCCTCAATTCGTCAATGCCGCGGTTGGCCAGCTGGTCTGCCAACTCGTTCTCCCGGTGTCCACTGTGCCCCTTGACCCAGCGCCAGTCAATTCGATGGGTCTGTACCGCCCGATCCAGCGCCTGCCACAAATCGACGTTTTTGACGGGCTTTTTGGCGGAGGTTTTCCAGCCGTTGCGTTTCCAGCCCTTCATCCACTCGCTGATGCCCTTACGCACATACTGAGAGTCCGTGGTCAGGACCACCTCACAGGGCTCCCGCAGGGCGTCTAGTGCTTCAATGGCCGCTCGCAGTTCCATCCGGTTGTTGGTGGTCTCGGCTTCACCACCGTACAGGCTCTTTTCCTGACCGTTGAAGCGCAGTAGCGCTCCCCAGCCGCCGGGCCCGGGGTTCCCCCGGCAGGCACCGTCCGTAAATATCTCAACTTTTTTCAAACTATCACCAGCAATTCATTGATTTTCAATACTTTTGATCTTTTCTCATGGGCTGGGCGCCCAGCCCCGGCAACGACGACGGGCGCCGCTCCCACGCGGGTTTAACAGGAACCGCACCACCCAGCTCCTTGCAGGCAAGCACTTGATAGAAGGCGCCCCCCGGGAGGTGCAGCCTTTTACCCCACTGGTCACACCATTGTAAACGACGCAAAGCGCCCGGATGCTGCACCGCCGGGCGGTAAAAGCCGCGCTGAACGCGGTCCGGCTCAAGATCCAGCAACTGCAGCCAGTCCAACAAACGTCCAAGCCTCAACGGCTGATGGCGCCAGAGCGCGTGCCGGCTGAACAGGCGTGCGACGTGGCGGGTGAGCCCGAAGCCACTCCAGGGATTGAACCCCACCACAACCAGACATCCCCGGGGGATCAAGACCCGTTGAGCCTCTCGTAGCAGCTGATGGGGCGTCGGACTGAAATCCAGTGCGTGGTGCAGCACCACCAGATCAACCGACCCGGAAGGCAGCGGCAGCTGTCGGGGGTCGGCGATCAATGACGACAGTGAACCGGCCCCGGCATCACGGAAGGCAATCGTCACGCGATGAGTGATCCGGCTGCTGCCGGTCATATCCAGCGCTGGATCGACACCAATCTGCAGCAGATGGTAGCCAAACAGGTCCTGCAGCGCGCCCTCGAGGGTGAGCTTCTCCGCCGCCAACATCGCCTGCCCGAGAGGGGTACCGAAC is a window from the Marinimicrobium koreense genome containing:
- a CDS encoding class I SAM-dependent methyltransferase, which codes for MTSDKFLSRVRAWRRQRFGVPPADQSAREMAAWFGTPLGQAMLAAEKLTLEGALQDLFGYHLLQIGVDPALDMTGSSRITHRVTIAFRDAGAGSLSSLIADPRQLPLPSGSVDLVVLHHALDFSPTPHQLLREAQRVLIPRGCLVVVGFNPWSGFGLTRHVARLFSRHALWRHQPLRLGRLLDWLQLLDLEPDRVQRGFYRPAVQHPGALRRLQWCDQWGKRLHLPGGAFYQVLACKELGGAVPVKPAWERRPSSLPGLGAQPMRKDQKY
- the rnhA gene encoding ribonuclease HI, whose translation is MKKVEIFTDGACRGNPGPGGWGALLRFNGQEKSLYGGEAETTNNRMELRAAIEALDALREPCEVVLTTDSQYVRKGISEWMKGWKRNGWKTSAKKPVKNVDLWQALDRAVQTHRIDWRWVKGHSGHRENELADQLANRGIDELRS